In the Telopea speciosissima isolate NSW1024214 ecotype Mountain lineage unplaced genomic scaffold, Tspe_v1 Tspe_v1.0847, whole genome shotgun sequence genome, one interval contains:
- the LOC122648348 gene encoding UPF0613 protein PB24D3.06c-like, protein VVSVYDDVQAPVSDREYRATLPQTAEMIDLASSMIQEGRATDLMPKEANPDAPITAYRYHSLCAYMGDDDMFSSDLSDDQLKMRLGHMANTPCQVIFSMADEYVPEYVDKKALVEKLCRAMGGAERVEIEWGNHSLSNRVAETVEAMVDFVKREGPKGWDDPWS, encoded by the exons GTAGTTTCAGTATATGATGATGTTCAGGCCCCAGTTAGTGACCGGGAATATAGAGCAACTCTTCCTCAAACAGCAGAAATGATTGACTTGGCTTCATCCATGATTCAAGAAGGCCGAGCGACAGATTTAATGCCAAAGGAAGCAAATCCAGATGCCCCAATAACTGCCTATAG GTATCATTCTCTTTGTGCATACATGGGTGATGATGATATGTTCAGTTCAGATCTTAGTGATGACCAACTGAAAATGAGACTTGGTCACATGGCAAATACACCTTGTCAG GTCATCTTTTCCATGGCTGACGAGTATGTACCTGAGTATGTTGATAAGAAAGCATTGGTGGAAAA ATTATGCAGAGCTATGGGGGGAGCAGAGAGAGTTGAAATTGAATGGGGAAACCATTCCCTCTCAAACAGGGTCGCAGAAACAGTAGAGGCCATGGTAGACTTTGTCAAAAGAGAGGGACCCAAAGGTTGGGATGACCCATGGAGCTAA